In the genome of Brachypodium distachyon strain Bd21 chromosome 3, Brachypodium_distachyon_v3.0, whole genome shotgun sequence, the window CCCACGTCAGGCCCAATCGAGAACAGATGGAAATTTGGCAAACATGAACAAGATGATCCGCTCTTTTTTTGAGATGATGAACAGCCAGACAGTCCTGCTAAATTTGGCCGTGGGAACCAGTtttcgttttgttttcttgcttTGTTTGCTATTCCAGTATTCCTACCTATTTTTTAATCGTCCTCACTTTTACCTTTTCAGGCTTTTGGTTTAAATTTTGGAGTAACAAATTTCACTTTTTAATCTTTTtaattttatgaaattttcttaaattttgtCGACTTTTGGTTTTCGCAATGAACTTTCGAACTTTTTCATGAACTTacaatttttcaaatttctagAAGAActttgaagaaaagaaaacaaactcACATGATACACCCACGCATACGCACCTTCCTGCCTCAATCTGCGCTGGCCTCCCAACAGGGCGATGAGAGGAGCGGCCGGCACCCTCCCCGGCGGCACCTCGATCTGCGCCGCCTCCTGGTGGTTCCATGAGGCAGTGCCCTCCACGGGCGAGATCCGCGGATCCACGGCGGCGTGCCGCAAGATCTACGACGACATTTGTGCGTAGATCTGCGCCCAAGTCCATGGATCCACCGTCGCAAGATCAACATCGACGCCTTCCTGAGGGCGTGATCCACGGATCCATGGCAACGCGCAACGATTTTGCGTGTGGATCCGCTCCCAGATCCATGGATCCATTGCGGCGCAACATCAGCATCCATGCCTTCCCGATGGCGTGCGGCAATAGAGGAGCGGCGGTGATCAgcgggggaggggagggggaggcggcACACGAGGATGAGCTGGCAAAGGGAATTAGGTAGAAACGCCGCCGCTCTTTGCGAGGGGAGGGTCAACGAAGAACATCGGGAAATAAGGGATCGGGGGTGGGAGAGCTAGAGGTGGGGACTTTGGTACAATACGTGTTGCGGGGATATAGCACATGACTTTGCTTCACTAGGGTCTACGGCGATGCAATATAGTATGGCAAGGGACGGGCGTGATTAGGGCCTTAGGGGTGGGTTCTGTTTACGCGGTATTCATTTATGGCCCACAATTTCTAAACACGAGTAAAGTTGAAATTCCGATGTAATTACATAGCGTGtggaaaatttcaaaaaaaactcGACCTGCAAAGGGGTAAGCCTCCCCCAGGCTtttgcattaagaagaagaccttctcaCGCAGGTCGAGAAACCCCCGAACCCCTTCCCCACACCATACACAGTGACACCGAAACCCGTGTGAGAGCGGACGGGCCTTAGGTCTGTGCTTAAGGCGTGGGGCAGAACCCGTGTGAGAGCGGGCAGTCCTTAGGTCTGCGCTTAAGGTGTGGGGCAGACGAGGGGATTTTTTAACCCCAGCCTGAAATTCGTTCCCACTGAGAATCGAACTCAGAACATGAGGAGTGTTGCTATAATTGTTCCCTTAACCATTACGCCAAGAGCTCGTTCGCATGTGGAAAATTCCAATTGAGACACATCCTAAAGTTGAACCAGAACCAATCCAAGGATTCACCCACAAACTTAACTCTTACGAAGACTAAATTGGGGGTTTAAACACATTTCCTTAATGTAATCGTGAATGGAGCACTTTCCATAGGTAGCACATCACCAGGCGTATTTTCAGAGTGCGAGACGACCAATGGTACGACTGCAGCTGATAGTACCTTACGTGGTCGAGTCCCCGTTGTCAAACAAGACAGTCTAAGGAAAATCTCAGCCACGCGTTGCCATAATTCCTAATCCAAAAGGTTGAAGTTCTATTTAAAGAGGGGAGAAAATAGAGGGGTGAGTTATTGGGCAAGAGGTTGTAGTTAAGGTTGAGGTGAGGCTGGAGGCATAGTAACAGTCATCGATCATTGTCTCCACTATAGCCACTCCAATTTAGATCAATTCCTTGCACTCCACTAATTATTGTCATGGGCAGGACAAAagatggtttttttttaccattcATCATGAAGATCATTTGCAATGTCTCTTGTTTTTTGTGGTGATTCATGGTATGATTGATTTATATCAATTGATGCAATTTTTTCATTTGTCCCACCTCGACCTCGGACTAGATGATACCTGGTGCTCCGATGGCCAGCGCAAGGATGAGACAACAAAGGACGGTTGTTGGCGTCCTTCTCTAGTTTTAcggtttgtttgtttctctattgcaacgcacggacatttGGCTAACAGTGCTTAGCGTCACGACTTAAAATTTCATTGAAATTTCAGTGATTTTGCGAAGTATTTCTAtctcaaatttgagacaattttttttttgagatctCCAAAAGTTTGATCATTTCAGTGAACACAGCTTATTTTTGCATTAAAAAAACTAGTTTGtgagtttttttaaaaacttaTATTTTGTATCGCCGCTATTTGTACGAGGCAATTATATGTCTAAACTTGTTTTATTATGTGCGTatctaaataaaaataaagttgCGACAATACTATTGATCGGGGGAAGTATGTCCTCATATCCTAGAACCACTTGCAGCATGGCCAACTTATCACCCGTCGTTCGCTTCACACAAACCATCATCATCTGAGCCTCCAGCGATTTCTCTTCTCTCTACGTCGAAAGCGAACCGCAGGATCTCGAGCTCGGTGTGCCGCTCGTTCAGCCAAGTTCCGCGTACAGCCGTCTGTCATCTGTGGTTGCTTTTGTCAAGGAACACCAACAGCTGACAAGAGCAGCGTTCACATATGAGATCGATGTGCGCTGTGCACATATACTTGTCCAAGAACATAGGCTAACATCGATCCCGGGCGTCTGCATCTTCCTGTTTTGACCTGTAACACGGCATCCTCGCCCGAACCGATCCAATCCAATTCAATTAACCGATATTAATTTCAAACCGCGCGTGCATCGAGTGGGAGACGTCACAGTCCTGTGCAGAGATCGACCATCTGATTtggtttgaaacaaaaatgagCTGCCGTTTCCTGGTTGTTCTCTCTCAAGTCTGAACCGAGCTTctctctgaagtctgaacccAGCTGTTCGTTCGTACTACGACAGAAGCCAAGGCATCTCTCGTACCTGAACCGAAGTTGTATCTGAACAGCATGGAGGATATACAAAGGTCTTACGAATTACAATTCCTCGCGCATATTTCATTTCCCATCAGATTTGCTAATAAGCCGTCTGGTCAGCGCCAAACGTGTCTTTTCCCTCTGATGAAGAGCTGAAGCCATTTCAGGCCCTTCTCTGCTACCACGTCACCACTCGCCGGCCTATCCAGTGCATGGTTCTATTTAAACCACCAGTACTTCCATCGTACCGACATGTCTGTCCCTTCCTGTACTCTTCTTCTCCCAGTTCTCATCTGCCGCGGCTCTAGGTAGCCACTTTTCTGTTATGCATGTGCAATACCAGTGCATACATCAAGTGCTTTGTTAACTTCTATAGAATCTGAATTTCCTTGCAGAGGGATCAGCTAGAGATGGTGATGATGGGGCAGCTGGGGAGGTTCGTGGACGGCATCAAGTCCAAGctgcgggccggcggcggcgggaagagcagaaaggcggcggcagcggcagcggcgtacGACAAGATGGGAAAGACGGACAGCATGAGGGTGGAGATCAAGAGCCGGCAGGCGCAGAAGCTCATCGCCAAGAACCTCGTCGCCGCAGACTCCATCGGCCGAAGGAGCAGGAACAAGCgcttcttcctcgccttcTGAGAGTTCTGATCAGAACTTCAGAAGGCCAACTTAACCTGTAAGCTTGCTCTAAGTAAAGCGTTAGCATAGTTGTTACCAAGTGGTTGTGGAGCTGGACAATCTTCTCTGCGGTCAGTGAATCTGATCATGACCCGTGTAATCGCGTAAAATATGTATAATCGTCTCGCTCATCCTAAGCACGCTATGTAGtttccaacttccaagttcTTGATACCTTCAATGCAAACTGGGTGTTTTTGTGACAGCACAAATTAAACTGGGTGTTTCTTTGGGCCACAACTCACAATCTTTGCAAACTTGCAGAAGTATAGCTGTCAGTTCCAAGAGCAACAGAtgaaatgaaaatctaattaaGCAAGCAGCTCATGGAGAAATAAGTGCCGCAAATTAAAGAATACATGTGTCTTGCCAAAATATTGTGAGCAATTGTCTTCTGGCCTTTTTCCCCTTCACATTATGCAGTTAGTGAACCAAATAGACTACCACTCctcgcaaaataaaaaaaaacaaatagacTGCCACATGGAGAATATTGTGACCACGAAACTAAAATTTTAGTAAACTGGTACGACTACGAgcgcctgtttttttttcctcatttTTTCTCTCGGAAAGGCACCGCTTGTTTTCCATCGATTATTGACTTTTGCCCGTATGGTTGTAACTTCAAAAACATGTCATGTCTGATCTCTTTTCAGGATTTTCCTGCCTCGAAAAACGGCTTACGAAAGACTATAACGTACGGCCACCTAACCCACTTGTTGCACAAACTTGCAATCTTTCAGCAGAATATCTCAAAAAGAAGTACCGGTAGTATGAATTGCTAGTGTAATTTAAGAGGATTAACTTGACTGCTATTATGTTACCACACCGACCACAACGCAGCGTGACGTGTCTATACGGAACCGTACAACAGGTAAACAATCGGATCAAGTATACAAGAATTCCCCTTATTCTGCGTTAGGAATTTTTATAAGGCGTCGTCCAAAGGGTCATAATCAAGGAGCCTGAAACTTGTGCTACCCTGGTACTATCACTAATTAACATTCGTTTTAGCTGGACGGCAGTACCACTAATTAATCAACCCCCAACGGCAGAGTTGTTTACCGACGGCTGATGACCCACACATGCGACGCAATGAGTGGTTTGAACTGAATCCATAATATGCAACTGATGCATACTGTTTCAATATGCGATCAAGAAGGTGCACATGGAGTCAGGGATTTATAACATTTGTTGATTGGCTGTCCACAATCTGGGCTTCCAACAGCTATCGCCGGAAAAGAAGGACGACAGAAATATTTGTCACATTTAAGAGAGGGTTTAGAACCAAACACCAAGGCAAccgaggagaagaaaaagatacACAAAAAGGCTTCTGTTGCGACAGAATGTTATTCAGAACATTCTGATTTTATTCCTTCTAACAGGACGGCAGTACCACTAGATAATCCCCAACGGCAGAGTTGTTTATTGATGGCTGATGACCCACATGGGAGCCAATGAGTGAATGAGATCCGTATCCACATGGTGTACTTCAAATCTGCGTGCACAGGGATTATATGTCTGTTGATTTGGTCGTCCATGGTCCAGCTTGGAACAACTATATTACTACGTCATGCTTGGTCTCGAGTTCTCGAGGGCTGTTCTTGTTATcaggccggcggccggcgttaCGTCTCAGCCAGACGCATCCGCTTGACCGCAACCAAGCAAGCAAAGCCATATTCCTCACGCAAACGAACGATCTTTGATTTCCTGGCGCACGTACGGAGATTTTCCCACCAGGAAATAAAGGTATTAACTCGATCATCAGCGTCAACTCCCGCTATGCCTAAATGTCTTCCCCATTTATTAAGAGGTAAAGCGCCGTCGTTTTCTAATCCGTCACCTCACCTTTCCGTTCCATTCCATGGTTCTATATAACCACCGCTGGTACAGGACCTGTCTGTCCTGCGCTGTGTCCATCTCTCTGTTGTCAGTTGTCTGCCTCGGCTAGCTTTTGTCCTctgcccttcttcctcttcctgcaCAGGTATCTCCAGATTCTATTTTATCCATTTGTAGTAGTAGCAGCGAACAGCTTGTTAATCATTTTTTGATGCACAAGTTCAGCTAAGCTCATGGTGTTGTACTTAATCTGTCATCTGAATTTTCTTGCAGGGAATTGGCTGCCGAGAGAGAGATGGTGATGATGGGGCAGCTGGGGAGGTTCGTGGACGGCATCAAGTCCAAGctgcgggccggcggcggcgggaagaaCGGCAAgaaggctgcggcggcggcggcggcgtatgACAAGATGGGAAAGACGGACAGCATGAGGGTGGAGATCAGGAGCCGGCAGGCGCAGAAGCTCATCGCCAAGAACCTCGTCGCCGCAGACTCCATCggccgcaggagcaggaacaagcgcttcttcctcgccttcTGATCACCAGAGTCCAGAGGCTCATAGCATGATAGCACAAGTTAATTCAAGAGAGCTGTCGTAGTTAACATGTGAACCTATTTTAGGCGATAGTACGACACGGATTGACATTCCTTGTAAGAAACAAACCATCAACAAACATGAACCAAAGTGATCTCAGGAAGCTCTCTGCTCTCGCTGATCAGTGATCATGGATGTAATCCAATATATtgcctccgtcccatattaagtgactttttattatgtatctagacgctttttagacagagatacatccatatttggacaatttgagtcacttaatatgtatCTCACCAAGAGCTTGCAATGCCGTAGCTTTCCAGAAAAAGGAAGGAGAGTATATCTGTGCAACCAGTCCCTGTGTGCAATCAAAATGGGATATATTTCGTCAATTCTAGCTGCATCTGTCAACTGTCGTTCGCTCACCAGAAGCACGTAAAAGCATAGGCTATGTTTGTTTGAGCCGTGGAGAATGGCTTTATGGTTTGATTTGGTGAGCTTTTCCTTTCCAGGGCCGAACAGATCACATGATCGGCCAAGCAGGTGTACTGCGAAGTACTTCTGCGACCGAAGAACACATGTGCCGTGTGTGCCAGGTGAAAGAACTAATTAATGTGCTCTTTTATTTGGCCTTTTTCCCCCATATATTCCGTAGGTAGTCAGTGAACCAAATTGACTGTCACTTGCAGTTTACTTTAGCCACGGAACTGAAGCACGCTCGAAGACTAGATAGTACGGGCGCCTCCAATTCTCCATCCTCACTGACTCTGCTCGTAAATAAACAAGCCACTCTGAAATTCCTTTCCTCGCGTGGCTCATCCATCGCCTTTGAGAAACAAACGCTTACGTGGGATCATTCTCTCTCCgtaccaaaataagtgacatgaaattatatagattcttatataaatccaggtgacggaggaagtactgtCATCATACGCAGTTGTGGAACACAATCCACTCAAAAGGAGTTgacaagaaaaagaatcacaCGGAGCCGGTGCGTACGGTCAGTTAACAATTCGAACGACAGAATGCATTCGTTTGTACCTCCATCCTGCCGTTAGGTGGACATGAGCGCATGACATGCGTGCGCTAAGCAAAGATTTCATATGATCCTGAAGTATTATCTTCTTTGTGATCCCGCAGTTATTTAACGGTGAACACACATGGAAGTTTTATCGTGGAGCATGGGGTTCTTATTTAATTCTGGATTGCCAAATTGGACATTGCTTCTCCGGGAGCAGATCCTGCTACATACATTTAGGTAAGAGAATGAAGCACAAGGGATGATGCATGGCGCGCAGGCTTGCCTAACGACTTTAATTGATAGTCTCAAATTAATTAAAGTGCTGTTCTCTTCTATTTAACTGATCCTAGTCGTGTCTAGAATTCTTCTCTGGTACCCCGTAATGAATATGGGCGTCTATTGTTGAAAATCGAACGGTTCACGTGATAGTATACTGCTAGAATAAAATAAACGGTGTAGGTCCA includes:
- the LOC100842876 gene encoding uncharacterized protein LOC100842876 isoform X1, producing MVYFKSACTGIICLLIWSSMVQLGTTILLRHAWSRVLEGCSCYQAGGRRYVSARRIRLTATKQAKPYSSRKRTIFDFLAHVRRFSHQEIKVLTRSSASTPAMPKCLPHLLRGPVCPALCPSLCCQLSASASFCPLPFFLFLHRELAAEREMVMMGQLGRFVDGIKSKLRAGGGGKNGKKAAAAAAAYDKMGKTDSMRVEIRSRQAQKLIAKNLVAADSIGRRSRNKRFFLAF
- the LOC100842876 gene encoding uncharacterized protein LOC100842876 isoform X2 — translated: MVMMGQLGRFVDGIKSKLRAGGGGKNGKKAAAAAAAYDKMGKTDSMRVEIRSRQAQKLIAKNLVAADSIGRRSRNKRFFLAF
- the LOC100842569 gene encoding uncharacterized protein LOC100842569, whose translation is MVMMGQLGRFVDGIKSKLRAGGGGKSRKAAAAAAAYDKMGKTDSMRVEIKSRQAQKLIAKNLVAADSIGRRSRNKRFFLAF